AGACAAAGGTTGTAACTCCTCAAATTGTAAGGGATGCATTACAGTTTCCTGCTCTAGCCTTCTACACTAATTTTGTGGGTGTTGCTGAAATGAGGAGGTTTTTCACTAAGATAGGCTATGACAAGGACTTGAAGAACCTTGGTCAACTGAAGTGGAATGAGCTCAGGGTGGAATGGAATTTCTTTTTCGATTGCATCACAAAGGTTTTCAACCACAAGTCTTCCAACTTTAATGTTCTTCCTATCATGACACAACAAatagggtactctctaattcatggtgCAAATTATAATTTTGGTAGAGTAATTTTATCTTTTTATAGGTGATAGATTCACTGCTGATAGGAATactgtgtattatgctagattctgtcagttgaTTTTCAATATTTGTTTCCCTGATATCCATATCCCCACTAATCAAATTGTGTCAGTATTTAAGCTTACAAAAAGGGCTTTTTCTGATCTCATTTCACAAGATGAAAAAAAGAGGATTTAGTTCCTTTGAGGTTGCCATTGGTTGCTAGGAACTTGCTCATTACAAGGCTTCCTGTGACTTATGGTTTTCCTAACAAATAGAAAGCTCAGCTGCAGGCAATCACCATTGGGAACCCCCCGTAGCTTACCCCAGCACAACAACTCAAACATAAACACAAACCACCTCGGGTGGCTCTCAAAAGACACATGTTGTAAAAAGGAAGAAACTTAAGCTGGCTGCCAGGGTTGAGGCTCCAGTTGAGAAACCCCGGGAGGGTAGTAGATCAGCTGTTATAAATAATGATGTAGCCAAATCAAAAGTTGATGCAACACAAGTTCCTCAATCTTCTAAACCTTCAGAGTCTGTAAGGAGGAAGATTGTGCTTGCAGGATTAGAATTAGATGATGATGAAgacaatgctaccttatcttTAAAATTTCCAagcttaaattctgattcttctCCAAGACCAGTTGTTCTACCAACTGATGAGGGCACAactactgatgttgttcaaagtACCAGAAATACTGTTGAAACTGGTACAAACCCAAGGACAAGGAAAAGGGAGCTAGCCAAAACCTATTATGCTCAAAATCCGCTCAAGATTAAGAAAGAACTTGCTGATGAGACAAAGAGTACATCTACTCCATATTCTGATTTCCAGACAAATCCTGATGTACCTGTGGAACTGTCTTATTCTCCAGTGAAGCAACCAAGGAAAAAAGTGAGGGAAATAATTCATAAGCAAGTAGAAGAGAGTATCAAGAGGCTGCAAAAGGAAGGTCTTTTccctggatcaagcacacaagaacctgtatctcaaaggaATACAGCAGCTACAAATTCTGATCCTATCACACAAGAACCTGCACTTCAAAGTAGTACAAAAAATATTGAAGGAATAGAGTATCTTGCTGAAAAGTCCATTCAACAATGGCTTGGTGATTAATCTGCTAAGCTCACGGCTGAAGTTGCAATGATTAAAGATTTTTTTCATTCAATTAAGAAGCATACTTCTAAGCAAAGAGTTGGTTTCAAACATGAAAAAGCACGGGAGTTAGAAACTCAATCTAAAGAgaggagtacacaagaacctgaaTGTCAAAGTCATTCAGCAACTCCTGAATCTCCAACCCcacaagaaccattgcatcaaagttgcaaTGAAGGCTTAACTCATGAAGTAGTGATATTGGTTATAGATGTTGAAGGCATGATTCATCCATCACCACCATCTACTGATATCTTATCAGTACCTCCATTGGATGTTTTCAAAGAAGCCGAGTCTTTAGAATCACAAGGTGCACAGAGTACACAAGAAATAGCTGTTAAACAACAGTCTATAGTCTCTCGGTTAAACTCTGTTGTACCAAGTGTCGATAatctccctgcaggtctaagtaccGATACTTTCCTACAATCCACTCACTCTATCAATCCATCACCTGTTATTCTccatgttgttgctgaagatgtagaagCACAACAGTCTATTCAAGAAGATCTATTCATTACAGGGTCACGATAGCATTCCACAGGAACTGAGGTCTTGGAGATAAACACTGAAGCTCCACCTCACCTGTCTACtattcttgaagatgtggagttaaatGTTGATGATATGACAGTTTTTGAAGCATCTAGATCACATACAACACCAATTTCTGATTCTGTATTAAATGCTGAAGCTGGAATTGAAGTTCAGCAGATAATTCAGGAGCCAGTTGCTGATGAGGGATCTGTTCATGAgaaagaatctaatgatggtgaagaggTTGAAACTTCAGATCTTAATGTTATTCTAGATTCCGAGGAGAATCTAGATTAACTATTTTTCCCTGAAAATATGCCTACCCATGTGAGGCAATAGAAGTTGAAGGAGTTAAATGCCAAGAACAAGCTGGAGTTCTTTGATGTGATCTGGAATGAAAAATGAAAGGATGCTGAATATCCTATATCCAAGATCAATGTTGTCAATCATTTGGAAGCAACTGAAAAGACAATCCAGAATCCTGATATGCTAAATCATCTAAAAATATCTACTATTTTGGTCAGATCTTTACATACAACTCAATAATCTACCACTTCTCAAATCAAGCAAATCAGAGATTCTTTTGTTACCACAACTATTTGCAGATGAAGAGATGTCAAAGGGGCTTCTTACTTCCCAAACATATCCTCCTACATCTATATATAAACGCTGGTTTATCAAGAAGACGCAAGAAAAGCACTTTGAATTGTTGATTAATCGCCAGAGATGGTTTAGAACCACTAGTTCATTATCTAATAAATAAGGAAATTCAGAAGCATGTTGCACCTATTGTTGGCAGacaaactcaaattgaagccAATTAGGCTAGATTGGAGGTAAATCAGAGATGTCTGGGCAACTTACTGAGGTACACACTCTAATAGAGCTAATTCTTTCCCTTCTGCTTGATGATGATGCCAAAAAGTGGGAGAAAGTTGATAAATCTAAATGTAAGCAGCTAACATTGAAAGATGTTGATGATAAAAATCCTGATGAAAGTAGTAAGGGAGGAAGAAAGGAGCTTGTAAAAAGGAAAAGTGAAGAGCTAATTGGGACTAGTAGTTCATCAAAAGCCACTAggtctcaatctagacaaggtggaggaAGTAGGAGGAGTGAAAGGAGAGTACAATCAAAAGAACTGATTGTGACTACTACTACAACTCAACAACCTCTTACAGTCACAGATGCTAATGATGACCAAGccattctggagatagaagctggtgcagaagcaagtcagtatctacaaactctgaaagttaaaggtAAAATGACAACTCTTTTCTACAAGGACCCAAAGATTTAGGCATTTGATtttgaggtgagtagaagaatctttgagaGAGAAAATcatggagttgatcttgaacagcttaGGCAATTAGAGGAAGATTTCAAATCCATGAGGACAATAAATATTTATGCTTATATCTCTCAATTACCTTGTGAAGATGATCCTTCAAACATACCAACCAAATGGGTAGTCATAAAGGAGGTAAGTGAAGCAGATGCTGAAAGACCTCTCAGGTCCCAAACAATCTTAAATGCTGGCAGGAGACATAAGGGGAAAGAGAAGATATGAGAGAAGTCCAAGCCAAAGCCTAAAGCTAAAGTTGCTATAAGGAAATCAGTATCTAAAGCATCCAAACCTCAAATACTAATAGATCTAGTCTATACAGTAGCTCAAGCTTTTGATACTGAAaaaagagttgaagaagaagaagttagTCAAGCTCATTAAAGAAGAAAGATTGATAAAGCTGATTGGGATGATAaactgaaattaacctctgacaatgctcaagttaatGAGAAGATAAATGTTGATGTTCAACCAAACACAACCTCTGATATTACTCAATTTGTTGATCCTTCAAACCCAATTCAAGGTGAGATAAAAAATCATGATTCTGAgaacataaattctgatatgccAGAGCTTACTTTTGAAGAGAAGAGGAAGTTTCTATGGGGAAGCAAGAAGTCTccacctagaagagattcttctgaaatattaaagaagatttatagtGGGAGTTCTCATGCTAGAAGACCTGTAATTACAAGTGGTATGGGAAGGTTAAGTGCTGATCCATTTATAGTTGATGCTTTGATTCTAAGAAAGCATGGAAATCTGACAAAAATTGAAAATAACATGATGCTTGAAGACTTGCAGAAGATAATATCAGTACAAATTGTTATTGATTTTGTTGGAGAAAAACTAATTTATTTTCTGGAGTGTGGGATGAGGTTGAGGTTGACACAAGAGCAGGTGAAAGATAAACCATGGCAGGAGTTGGAATTTGTTGCTACAATTATCAAGGTAAACAACTCTGTAACTGCCAGATGGTCTGCATTTTTGAAGAACTTAATACAGTAGAAGCAGAGAGGATTGACTTACAAGtcaaactacattccaaagtataTTGATGAAATTGAATATGTTGCTGATATGCCTAATTGAGGAGCCAAATTGATTATGTCTCTGGGAAGATAAGTTTTTACTTTTAATCCTAATGGAAAGAGGATTGTATTTCTGAAACTGGATGATCTATCACTTGGAAATTCAAAGCTACATGACCTCAGGGCAGCCATCTATCAAAATGATGAATCTACGGATGAGCTAAAAGATATCaaacagaggatgcaatggtaCTTGGATGTTATGAAAGAAAATCTATTGAAGAAGTTTCTTGAAGAAGCTGAAGACCATGTTAGAGTTCAGAATTGAAGATAAAGTTTGATAACCACTTATTGTAAGATTGTATATATTTGATTTATGTATTTAGATAGTTTTCgacatcatcaattagaacttatacataattacataatttacaagttggggaagattgttagaaaaaattgatgatatcaatatataaactatcagagtttattatcagtttttgatatcaggatttactgaaggtGACGTCATCGGTATCAGtttatcaggatttgatgatCAGTACTTAGTCACATCAGTATATATCAAAGAAGGAAAGGGATTGCAGAAGTCAACAAGGTGAAGGACTTTACTTaacagaagcaatcatacatggatatgtattagtcttccttattgtaataaaaataggattccttattgattgtgtaactttGCACTATATAAGGACAGATTAGGTTtgcactatatgtgttacgaatTATTATATCTTTCAGATAACCTAGAtgctctcaaggataattgttcatccttttgagagagtacttttgtaacAATTATTATCTGATTTATATTAAAAATGTTGATTCTGTTGAGCTTTATcgaattatttgcataaactgtattcaccccccctctctAAAGTTGTATTACGGACCTCACATTTTGGTTTGTTTGAATTCGTTTGATTTGTTTAGATGCTCTTGAATCTGGTGTTGCAGCTTTGGATTTGTTTGGTTATGTGGCTCTGTCTCTTGGTTGGAAAACTCCCAATTCAACATCGTGAGTTTGAGGGgagatgttaatatatataatgatattatattattggatAGTTTCATTATTATAATAGTTTTCTGATTATAACATTTTCCTttactatgtttggttgttggCTATATAAGCCTCTCTTCTATTGTAAATGAGAATAagtcatattataataaaatctTACTTTTACCTCTTTTCTCtatattttatcaattttaacCCCATACCTGGTGTTTGgttcagaaaaaaaattatattcaTTTCCTCAAACCCCCAAGGTATGGATTTTCATACCCAAGTGGGGAGGTGGGTATGCGAGAGCGGTATAAGAATCAACTTTATGATtactattttaatttttatttaagtattaaaatgtaattatttaataccaaaataaatatatgaaccaaaaatatattaaaataataataaaaataaatatttaattaaattaaaattggttgacttaaatattttaaattaaaaattttatttcAGCACTCAACCAAACACATGATATCAGATATGATACATCAACTACATACCATCTTAACCTGATTCATGATTTCAACCCGATCTCACATATTAAACTAAACAACCCCTTAATAGTTTGAGTCTGGTTCTGACATATTTTATCAGcaaaatttttagaattattcataaatttaataataaattcaTGTTTTATGGGTCTTATACAAGCCTTGTGTTGTCAAAATAATGGGTCAAGCCCTTTGACTTTATTGAGACTTGATCATACCATAAGTTTGGATCAGAGGATAAAGCCTAATGAATGCAATATTAATTACCGGATTTTAGTAACTGAACCTCATTAAATGAACCTTTCTAGTTTAACAAATATCATATTTAACATGTTTTTACTGTTATTTTTTATCCATATCAACTTCCTTTATCATATTTCAATAATTCTTGATCTTTTCCGAGATATTAAAAATATCACGCGTAAACATAACTATAATTTTTCATtcttatataaaataaaaattaagatGATTTTCAGAAGGTGCTGAGGCTATTTTGCATGTAGTTGGTCGATTTGTTGAAGCTCACTGGTAAAAAAATTAACCTTTCAATGTTTTTGTGAAATTTTAAAAATGTATTTAATATGATTGATAGGGGAAAATGTTAGAAAAGGTTAAACTCACATGTCCGTCCATCTCTTCTTGGGTGGAATTTCTTTATGGATAATCAGCTAGACTATTTTTTAGAATTGGATTCATCCGGTCGGCTTGTGGAATAAAACAAGAAGACCCATTAGGTCATCTCTTCTTTATCCTTATATTGCATTCATGGCTCTAAAGATTCGCGATAAATGCAGTTTCTCTATTTAGGCTTGATACTTGGATAATGCAACCGTGATTGGGGACTCAATTGAGATCTATAAGACTTAGTTTATCGTTCAATCAGAAGTACCTCAATTTGGATTGGAGCTGAATATCAGGATGACATGGAAATTCTGACATGTTATTGATCCGCGTATTTCTCAAGATGAGCTATTTTCTTTTGATATTGGTCGACCTCAAGAGGGTGTCAGACTTCTTGGGAGAGTTATAAGTATGGTTGATGtgtttattaaaaaaattgatgaTAAAAGTGTCCAAATTCTTAAAAATTATGGGTGTATTAGAGCAACTTAAATGACCTCCAATGTGAGTTCGTGCTTCTTAGAGCATGTATGAGGTTAATTAAACTCTATTATGATTTACGTACTTGTTTGCCACTATTTTTTACTCGATTCGATGCTTCTTTGAGGAAAGTTTTGGATAATATTATGAAATCTGAAACATCTGATTTTGGTATTTTTCAATAGAGGTTAGCTATTTTACCGATTCGTTTAGGTGTGTTACTGCATGTGATGCTAGTCTATTTGCATTTGTTGTCTCTCAGATACAGTATATTGATTTGCATAATCATATATTGCGGAAATGTGATGAGGTTCACATTGAGAAGTAGTTTGGTTCTGCAAAAGACTCTTTGCAGCTTATATTCACAAATGTAAATTTGAAAAATTCAATGCACTATTCGGCAGATTGTTACTTAAGTGGTGTTTGAAAGAATTTACATATTGTGTTTGACTTCTCAGAACAAGCAGTAATTAAACATGCTCATGACTATCTACTGACTACTCATATAGAAGGTTTAGGACAACGTATGACGTCAGCTGAATATCAGATAATTTTGCGCTACAAACTTATTATCCCCTTATTTCAGAGGGTGCATATGTCCTTTTATACTTATCTCGCATGAATATATTTGGGGAACATGCGGGTCACTGTAAAAAATAGCACCCTATAGATTAAAGATATCTTCTGGATAACTTCGAAGTCGTCTGTCTTAATAAGTTAAGTGGATTCCGGTTCACTTGAGTAAAGAATACTTCGAAATTCCATTTTCAAATTAAAACGGTGTTTCCTTGTTCTGGGATCCTTttttttgtgttttattttaaatcagTGGGTTTAGACATGACTTCGGTGCTTCTTAATCCTTACAAAATGGTAGCAACATACCCCTTTTGGGATTTCTTTGCATTGGCAAAGAGTGGAGGCTGGCTGGCATTTCTCAGTTTTAAGTATCGTCATAACATAGTTAGAGATGTGTTGTAGCAGAGATTTCAACTAACAAAGAGGTTCTCGTAAACTTTCTAGGAAAATATACCTGTATTTAGGTTTTGTTATGGGGTGTTTATAGTTGACCAAACGGCAATTAAGTAAAAATTAAGATAAGACGTGTAAGAATAATCAACACAACTTTAAAGTGTTTAATTTTGATACATTTGGATCTTTGACTTCTGATACAGATGAATTTCTGCGGAAAATATAAAAAATCATGAAAAAAATGTAATAACAACATAACCGCTGAATACGTGTTTCAATGATAATTCAACGAGGTATGACGGCGCCGATTATTGCCTATTAACCTCGCGCATTTGCAACTTCATACAATTAAGAAATTACAATTaagaaatttaatttaaaattaagaAATTCAAACATCTGTTTATCGGAAATTCCGAGAGCAGAGATACGAAGCCCTCTCTAATGTGCATTCATCCAGCTTCTTAAACCTGGAGTAGCACTACATACAATACACACAGAACTAAAAATGATGTTCAAAACCCTTTCACCATCAAAGCTTAAGCACCTCATTCCTCTTATTAACTCATACACAAAACCTGTATCTAACATTCTTATCCCCCTACCAATCCCCTTTTTCTTAAACCCTACTAAAACCCTAAACCCACCATTTACTACTTCTATTTTTAGACCCTTTTCTTCAAAACCCAGATCTCAATTTCCTCATCAACCCAATTTTAGAGATGGAAATTATGATGAATCTAGTGCTTTTTCTCTCTCTATTTGCCCTGGTTGTGGTGTTCATATGCAAGATTTGGACTCTAAAAAGCCTGGCTTTTTTGTTAAACCCTCTGTAAAAGGGTCTGATTGTAAGACCCTTATTGATAAAAACCCAGTTGCTGAAGAATTGGAGATTTCAGGTTCTGTTAAGAAGGGCTTTCTTGAAATCGAAAATGATGAGACCCCGGAAAAGAATTTAGTTGGTTTGCCTAAAAAGCCTGTGGTTTGTGCTAGGTGTCATTCGTTGAGGTTTTACGGAAAAGTTAAGGATTCGAGTGTGGAGAATTTGTTGCCTGATTTTGATTTTGATCATACTGTTGGCAGGAGGTTGAGTTCTGCTTCGGGGCCGCGGAGTGTGGTTTTGATGGTGGTGGATGCGGTTGATTTTGATGGCTCGTTTCCGAGGACTGTGGCTAGGTTGGTTTCGAATACTATTGATGAGAATTATAAGGCTTGGAAAGAGGGGAAAGCGGGGAATGTACCTAGAGTTTTGTTGGTTGTGACGAAGATTGATTTGTTACCGACTTCTGTTTCGCCTACAGGGCTGGAGCATTGGGTTAGGACGAGAGCGAGAGAGGGCGGAGCGAGTAAGTTAGCTGGAGTGCATTTAGTGAGTGCAAAGAGGGATTGGGGATTGAAGAATCTTGTTGATGATGTGGTGGGATTGGCAGGTTCGAGAGGTCATGTATGGGCAGTGGGGGCGCAGAATGCTGGAAAATCGACGCTGATTAATGCAATTGGGAAGTCCGTTGGAGGAAATGTAACTCATTTAACTGAAGCTCCGGTTCCTGGCACAACTTTGGGGATTATTAGGGTTGAAGGCGTTTTGCCGCGTCAGGCTAGATTGTTTGATACACCAGGGCTTCTGCACCCACATCAAATTACAACAAGGTTGACCAAGGAGGAACAGAAGTTAGTTCACATTAGCAAGGAGTTGAAACCGAGGACATACAGAATTAAGGTTGGTGCTAATATTTTGGTATAGCATTTTTCCAGATGAATTATTTTAAAGAGCTATGCCTTTAAAATACCATATGTACTTTGCTAAGTCACAGGGTCAATTTTCCTCTTATTCCAATGTTGCTGATTATGTAAAGTGTTTTTCACGAAATGTTGTTCAAATTATGGGATTATTGTATGtctaattttttattattattattaattttgaCTATGATGCTGGCACTCATTTAGGCTAAATATGTCAATACTTAATATTGATTCCTTGCGATAATTTAGATCGAATTGTTTACACAATAGTACTAACTGGAACAAAATTCTTCAATCTTATAGATGCGGCAGTAGACCTGTCTATAAACCAAGTTTTGGATTCATATGTAGATAATATTCTGTTTTTCTTTATTGTGACAGGCAGGTTACTCTGTTCATATTGCTGGTCTTATGAGGTTAGACGTTGAAGAAACCTTAGTTGATTCTATTTATGTTACCGTGTGGGCATCCCCTTATCTTCCTTTGCACATGGGTAAAACAGAGAATATACTTACAATGTTGGAAGATCATTTTGGGCGCCAGTTACAGGTATAAAGCTGACTGACACTGCCTATATTAACTGATGATTTAATGCTACCCTTTAAGCAGTTCTTTCAGCTAAACTTCTATGATTAATAATGATTCAGGCCTGATGAGGTGACTTTTGTTCGGCAATAGCGAAATTATAAGTAATTTTGAATTTAAGTGCTGCATTTGGCATGAATTATTCCTCCTTGCACCTTCTTACAGGAAGGTGTTTGGTTCTTCTACAATTAAGTTTGAGGATAAAGTCATAaagattttataataatttattccGAAAAGCTGTTTAAGCAGGCGGATGAAGTGTCAGCAGCAGTGCAGCGCCATAATCACTATGGTTACCTCTAAATTGTGTAAAATATCGTCCATATATAAGAGGGTATCTGGCCTATCAGGCAGTGAAGTTGGGTA
The sequence above is drawn from the Apium graveolens cultivar Ventura chromosome 2, ASM990537v1, whole genome shotgun sequence genome and encodes:
- the LOC141707225 gene encoding GTP-binding protein BRASSINAZOLE INSENSITIVE PALE GREEN 2, chloroplastic yields the protein MMFKTLSPSKLKHLIPLINSYTKPVSNILIPLPIPFFLNPTKTLNPPFTTSIFRPFSSKPRSQFPHQPNFRDGNYDESSAFSLSICPGCGVHMQDLDSKKPGFFVKPSVKGSDCKTLIDKNPVAEELEISGSVKKGFLEIENDETPEKNLVGLPKKPVVCARCHSLRFYGKVKDSSVENLLPDFDFDHTVGRRLSSASGPRSVVLMVVDAVDFDGSFPRTVARLVSNTIDENYKAWKEGKAGNVPRVLLVVTKIDLLPTSVSPTGLEHWVRTRAREGGASKLAGVHLVSAKRDWGLKNLVDDVVGLAGSRGHVWAVGAQNAGKSTLINAIGKSVGGNVTHLTEAPVPGTTLGIIRVEGVLPRQARLFDTPGLLHPHQITTRLTKEEQKLVHISKELKPRTYRIKAGYSVHIAGLMRLDVEETLVDSIYVTVWASPYLPLHMGKTENILTMLEDHFGRQLQPPNGKSRVEELGNWVKKEFRVSGNSWDLSSVDIAAAGLGWFAIGLKGEALLNVWTYEGVNVISRNSLIPHRSHNFEVAGFTVSQIVSNADRALNKPSKTTKSKKMSNLTGATATVSAQ